GGCCTGACCGAGATCTGGCTCAGCCCCGGCGCCACGCCCCAGTACTATCCTCTCGTGTTCACCTCGTTCCTCGTCGAGCAACGCCTCTTCGGACGGACTCCCGCGGGACATCATGCGGTCAACGTCCTGCTCCACGCCGGGTCGGCACTCCTGCTCTGGCGGCTGCTGACAACCGTCGCCGTGCCTGGCGCCTGGCTCGCGGCTGCGCTCTTCGCCCTCCACCCGGTGCAGGTGGAATCGGTGGCGTGGATCGCCGAGCGCAAGAACGTCCTGTCCGGACTGTTCTTCCTTGCAGGCGCGCTGACCTTCCTGCAGTGGGCCGGCCTGCGCGCCGGGGATGGCGACCGGTCGGGCTCGACGCGGGGTGCGCCTGGACGTCTGGCGACGGCGGCAGTTCTTTTCGCCGCGGCCCTCTTCTCCAAGACCGTCACGGCGACGCTCCCCGTCTCGCTCGGAGCGGTCCTCTGGTGGAAGCGGGGGCGACTGAGCCGCAGGGAACTGCTCGCTCTGGCGGCGTTCGCCGCGGCGGGTGCAGGCATGGGGATGGTCACGCTGCGGCTCGAACGGACGGTCGTCGGGGCCGTGGGGCCGGCGTGGGACCTGACTTTCGTCGAACGCCTCCTGGTGGCAGGAAGGGCCTTCTGGTTCTACCTCGGCAAACTGGCCTGGCCGTCCGAACTCGCGTTCATCTATCCCCGCTGGGACCCGCAGGCGGCGAGTTGGGGCTGGGGGCTCTGGCCCGCCGCTGCGGCGGCTTTCGTCCTCGGCCTCTGGGCCCTTCGCCGGCGGATCGGGCGGGGGCCGCTCGTCGCCTGCCTCCACTTCGCGGGGAGCCTCGGGCCGGCCTTCGGCTTCGTCAACGTCTTCCCCATGCAATTCTCCTTCGTCGCCGACCATTTTCAATACCTGGCGACGATCGGCCCTCTCACC
The sequence above is a segment of the bacterium genome. Coding sequences within it:
- a CDS encoding tetratricopeptide repeat protein; the protein is MLRAAALVAAVVIAYSPAFTAGFIWDDDDYITDNRTLTEPGGLTEIWLSPGATPQYYPLVFTSFLVEQRLFGRTPAGHHAVNVLLHAGSALLLWRLLTTVAVPGAWLAAALFALHPVQVESVAWIAERKNVLSGLFFLAGALTFLQWAGLRAGDGDRSGSTRGAPGRLATAAVLFAAALFSKTVTATLPVSLGAVLWWKRGRLSRRELLALAAFAAAGAGMGMVTLRLERTVVGAVGPAWDLTFVERLLVAGRAFWFYLGKLAWPSELAFIYPRWDPQAASWGWGLWPAAAAAFVLGLWALRRRIGRGPLVACLHFAGSLGPAFGFVNVFPMQFSFVADHFQYLATIGPLTLAASLIWRLVAPAGTPGRRPWLLAAAFALPVAMGLLTHQQSRFYQDSATLWGHTVTLNPGSWMVHSNLSRALAARDDRAGAESELREALRLEPSVPSAWFRLGELAAAGGRLGEAVELFQRALDLVPMYADAHDGLGDSLTRLGRDADAEEHLLAAGWLKPRDPKPRLHLGYLYLSQGRVSEATKALTDAVELEPGSPEARLGLGRSLAAQGLRREALEQFRHALSLRPGWAEAEAALAGG